From one Nonomuraea polychroma genomic stretch:
- a CDS encoding cupin domain-containing protein has product MSEFKQVIDMPLLRRPYFTVMKEGVAANPDLVTRTERVGGNEITGLANAAAIHAAMAQGATVKLNQMEDWHKPTRDLVAELSERIPAEIKAYVFFTPKESRGTRPHRDASHVIVVQLAGTKDWRLYAQPQHVSARSGLIDVDLDDCSHRFTMEPGDLLYLPHGWPHVPHTRDQDSLHMTLTLTEPTPMDLVEAMLETFREDCHDLMGQQSRLYVEDKAEAVAKALGHHAQDVPDERILTAALRRMRRRIA; this is encoded by the coding sequence ATGTCCGAGTTCAAACAGGTCATCGACATGCCCTTGTTGCGGAGGCCCTACTTCACCGTCATGAAGGAGGGCGTGGCGGCGAACCCCGACCTGGTCACCCGCACCGAGCGCGTCGGCGGCAACGAGATCACCGGCCTGGCGAACGCCGCGGCGATCCACGCGGCCATGGCCCAGGGTGCGACGGTCAAGCTGAACCAGATGGAGGACTGGCACAAGCCGACCCGCGACCTGGTGGCCGAGTTGAGCGAACGGATCCCGGCGGAGATCAAGGCGTACGTGTTCTTCACCCCGAAGGAGAGCCGGGGGACGCGTCCGCACCGGGACGCCTCCCACGTGATCGTGGTGCAGCTCGCCGGAACCAAGGACTGGCGGCTCTACGCCCAGCCGCAGCACGTCAGCGCGAGGTCGGGCCTGATCGACGTCGACCTGGACGACTGCAGCCACCGGTTCACGATGGAGCCCGGCGACCTGCTCTACCTGCCGCACGGCTGGCCGCATGTCCCGCACACCCGAGACCAGGACTCACTCCACATGACGCTCACGCTCACCGAGCCGACACCGATGGACCTGGTCGAGGCGATGCTGGAGACGTTCCGTGAAGACTGCCACGACCTGATGGGGCAGCAGTCCCGCCTGTACGTGGAGGACAAGGCGGAGGCCGTGGCAAAGGCGCTCGGCCACCATGCGCAGGACGTCCCGGACGAGCGGATTCTCACTGCCGCGCTGCGCAGGATGCGCAGGAGGATCGCATGA
- a CDS encoding cupin domain-containing protein: protein MVIPMDPPSWPRILPALGDPALFSSQWPTTPYRSVGSAKSLEALLTWDNIDRIINDRTIQAPAFRMVQDNQLISQDFLCRPEEATSLGLTGLMDPARMVSALAGGATLVLQGLNRFWPPLGDLCRRLSSEIGHPVFANAYLTPSAARGFGAHRDPYHAWLAQAEGSKNWRLWAPDADHATDQPTLEVTLEKGDVLWIPRGWWHSGASIDTPSLHLTLTVWATKTEDVLRVILASLSDSAAMKRELPPNALAGDESAIAEVATAVTEIFQLMSALDISELAGRLIGARRQRFAPLPVPPVAEVLGERQSRSFHVHPEGILHWTADPEGAIIGTADALVMVPPEYVAPCERLLAGAGATIRRDELAEFDQGLLENLIQARLLCTASHEVPPTP, encoded by the coding sequence GTGGTGATCCCGATGGACCCGCCGTCATGGCCGCGCATTCTTCCAGCCCTCGGAGATCCGGCCCTCTTCAGCTCGCAATGGCCGACCACCCCGTACCGGAGCGTAGGCAGCGCCAAGAGTCTTGAAGCGCTCCTGACCTGGGATAACATCGACAGGATAATCAATGACCGCACTATTCAGGCGCCCGCATTCCGGATGGTGCAAGATAATCAGCTGATCTCGCAGGATTTCCTCTGCCGGCCAGAGGAAGCGACGTCGCTGGGTCTTACAGGGCTCATGGACCCGGCGCGAATGGTGTCCGCGCTCGCGGGTGGCGCGACCCTGGTCCTCCAGGGACTCAACCGATTCTGGCCGCCACTCGGCGACCTGTGTCGGCGACTGTCGTCCGAGATCGGCCACCCGGTATTCGCCAACGCGTACCTCACGCCATCTGCCGCGCGCGGCTTCGGGGCACACCGCGATCCCTATCATGCCTGGTTGGCACAGGCCGAAGGAAGTAAAAACTGGCGGCTGTGGGCACCTGACGCCGATCACGCCACCGACCAGCCGACTCTGGAGGTAACCCTCGAAAAAGGAGATGTCCTCTGGATACCGCGCGGCTGGTGGCATTCCGGCGCCAGCATCGATACGCCGAGCTTGCACCTCACCCTGACCGTATGGGCGACAAAGACGGAAGATGTCTTACGTGTGATACTCGCCAGCCTGTCTGACAGCGCCGCGATGAAACGGGAACTTCCTCCCAATGCCCTTGCGGGAGACGAATCCGCCATCGCCGAAGTGGCCACGGCGGTAACCGAGATCTTTCAGCTAATGTCCGCCCTGGATATCAGCGAGCTGGCGGGCCGCCTGATCGGCGCTCGTCGGCAGCGTTTCGCTCCACTTCCGGTGCCGCCCGTCGCGGAGGTCCTCGGAGAAAGGCAGAGCAGGAGCTTTCATGTCCACCCCGAGGGAATCCTTCATTGGACCGCGGACCCGGAAGGTGCCATCATCGGCACCGCCGACGCCCTGGTGATGGTACCTCCGGAATACGTTGCGCCCTGCGAGAGGCTTCTCGCCGGGGCTGGGGCAACGATTCGGCGCGATGAGCTGGCGGAATTCGACCAAGGTCTCCTGGAGAATCTCATACAAGCGCGGCTCCTGTGCACCGCGTCTCATGAGGTCCCGCCAACTCCGTAA
- a CDS encoding spondin domain-containing protein, whose translation MWQVGRFASRGVAAVAEDGDAPRLIKKVSKRPGVRDAFAAASAPIAPGKTVTFQVKVRPGDRVSIVSMLVNTNDGSSPDTKISARMA comes from the coding sequence GTGTGGCAGGTCGGCCGGTTCGCCAGCCGTGGCGTCGCCGCGGTCGCCGAGGACGGCGACGCGCCGAGACTGATCAAGAAGGTGTCCAAGCGGCCCGGCGTGCGTGACGCGTTCGCCGCCGCGAGCGCTCCGATCGCACCGGGCAAAACTGTGACGTTCCAGGTCAAGGTACGGCCCGGCGACCGGGTCAGCATCGTCAGCATGCTCGTCAACACCAACGACGGCTCGTCGCCTGATACAAAGATCTCGGCACGGATGGCCTGA
- a CDS encoding potassium channel family protein, which produces MADKNRDPVAVIGLGRFGSALAIELTQRGTEVLGIDNNPKHVQDLSGLVTDIATADSTDLAALKQLGVPDFYRAVVAIGSDLEASILTASLLVELEIDHIWAKAVSRQHGRILRRIGVHHVVFPEHDMGERVAHLVSGRMLDYMQVDANFALAKMRPPKEFVGIPLGQSGLRRRYGVTVVAVKAREEEFTYATAETELGHGDVIIVSGRTDRVERFADLP; this is translated from the coding sequence TTGGCTGACAAGAACAGGGATCCGGTGGCGGTGATCGGACTGGGACGGTTCGGCAGTGCACTCGCCATCGAACTCACCCAGCGCGGCACAGAAGTGCTGGGCATCGACAACAATCCCAAACACGTGCAGGACCTCTCGGGGCTGGTCACCGACATCGCCACGGCGGATTCCACCGACCTGGCGGCCTTGAAGCAGCTCGGTGTGCCCGACTTCTACCGCGCCGTGGTGGCGATCGGCAGTGACCTCGAAGCCAGCATCCTGACCGCTTCCCTGCTCGTCGAGCTGGAAATCGACCATATTTGGGCCAAGGCGGTCAGCCGGCAGCATGGGCGGATCCTGCGCCGGATCGGCGTTCATCACGTGGTTTTTCCCGAGCATGACATGGGAGAGCGAGTCGCCCATCTGGTCAGCGGCCGCATGCTCGATTACATGCAGGTGGATGCCAACTTCGCGTTGGCCAAGATGCGTCCTCCGAAGGAATTCGTCGGCATTCCGCTCGGGCAATCTGGCCTGCGCCGCCGATACGGTGTCACGGTCGTGGCCGTCAAAGCCCGAGAGGAGGAGTTCACTTACGCAACTGCGGAGACTGAGCTCGGGCATGGCGATGTGATCATTGTTTCCGGCCGTACGGACCGGGTCGAACGCTTCGCCGACCTGCCGTAG
- a CDS encoding TrkH family potassium uptake protein: MRTRRWKGGPAVGFTGLFGKFQHPAQVVVGVFALTILIGTLLLKTPMATAAPGSVDWLTALFTATSAVCVTGLVVVDTASTWSVFGEVVIALLFQAGGLGIMTLGTVFALLVSGRLGLRARLLAQAESKALGTPDLRRVIRNIVLFTLTCEAAAAIVLSIRFATAYDHGFGHALYLGAFHSMSAFNNAGFALWPDSLVRFAGDPWICLTIALTVLVGALGFPVAFELWRQWRHPRRWSVLTRLTLGVTAVLLAMGTLIFLVTEWRNPQTMGPLGDLDKLMASFFLAVMRTGGFNTVDLSQLNPSSWLVSDLLMFIGGGSAGTSGGIKVTALGVLLFMVWTEMRGYADVNIGHRQIPSTAQRQAIAITLMGVSLVAISTYFLVVFSPHTLDQVLFEAISAFGTVGMSLGITAGLPAAGQLLLIVLMFIGRTGPLTLGSALALRERDRRYVLPREYLIVG; the protein is encoded by the coding sequence ATGAGGACGCGAAGGTGGAAGGGCGGCCCAGCCGTCGGGTTCACCGGTCTCTTCGGCAAGTTCCAACATCCCGCGCAGGTCGTGGTCGGCGTTTTCGCCCTCACCATCCTCATCGGCACGCTGCTGCTGAAGACGCCGATGGCCACCGCTGCACCCGGCTCGGTCGACTGGCTGACCGCCCTGTTCACCGCGACCTCGGCAGTCTGCGTGACCGGCCTGGTCGTCGTCGACACGGCCTCGACGTGGTCGGTGTTCGGTGAGGTGGTGATCGCCCTGCTGTTTCAGGCCGGCGGACTGGGGATCATGACGCTGGGCACGGTGTTCGCGCTGCTGGTCTCGGGCCGCCTCGGGCTGCGCGCCCGGCTGCTGGCCCAGGCCGAAAGCAAGGCGCTGGGCACGCCGGACCTCCGCCGCGTGATACGCAACATTGTCCTGTTCACCTTGACCTGCGAGGCCGCTGCGGCGATCGTGCTGAGCATCCGGTTCGCCACCGCCTACGACCATGGCTTCGGCCACGCCCTGTACCTGGGCGCTTTCCACTCGATGTCGGCCTTCAACAACGCCGGCTTCGCCCTGTGGCCCGACAGTTTGGTGCGCTTCGCCGGCGATCCCTGGATCTGCCTGACCATCGCGCTGACCGTCCTGGTGGGCGCTCTCGGCTTTCCCGTCGCGTTCGAGTTGTGGCGGCAGTGGCGCCACCCCCGACGCTGGTCGGTCCTCACCCGCCTCACTCTGGGCGTCACCGCCGTTCTGCTTGCGATGGGCACGCTGATTTTCTTGGTCACCGAGTGGCGCAACCCCCAGACCATGGGGCCGTTGGGGGACCTGGACAAGCTCATGGCCAGCTTTTTCCTCGCCGTGATGCGCACCGGCGGCTTCAACACCGTCGATTTGTCGCAGCTCAACCCTTCCAGCTGGCTGGTCAGCGATCTGCTGATGTTCATCGGCGGTGGCAGCGCGGGAACGTCGGGTGGCATCAAGGTGACCGCTCTAGGGGTGCTGCTCTTCATGGTGTGGACCGAGATGCGCGGGTACGCCGATGTGAACATCGGCCACCGGCAGATCCCCTCCACCGCCCAGCGCCAAGCCATCGCGATCACCTTGATGGGGGTGAGCCTGGTCGCGATCTCCACCTATTTCCTGGTGGTATTCAGCCCACACACGCTGGACCAGGTGCTCTTCGAGGCCATCTCCGCCTTCGGCACGGTCGGCATGTCCCTGGGCATCACCGCCGGCCTTCCCGCGGCAGGGCAGCTGCTGCTGATCGTGCTGATGTTCATCGGCCGGACCGGCCCCCTCACGCTGGGCTCTGCCCTGGCGCTGCGCGAGCGTGACCGCCGCTACGTACTGCCCCGGGAATACCTGATCGTGGGCTGA